Sequence from the [Clostridium] scindens genome:
AGCTGCCCGCTGACATGATATTTGCACAATTCCCGCAAAAATGTATCGTCTTTATCCGCCATGACATAGTCAAAGCGGATGCCAGAACGGATGAACACTTTCTTCACCTTTGGAAGCGCCCTTAATTCTCTCAGCAGCCGGACATAATCCTTATGGTCTGCCCTCAGGTTCTTGCAAGGCTTCGGAAACAGGCACTGCTTTTCCTTGCACACGCCGCAAGTCAGCTGCTTTTCGCAGGAAGGCTGCCTGAAATCAGCCGTAGGCCCTCCCACGTCATGGATATATCCTTTGAAATCCTTATCCTCCGTAAGCCTCCTGGCCTCATCAAGCAGGGATTCATGGCTTCTTGTCTGCAAGATCCTTCCCTGGTGGAAGGTAAGGGCGCAGAAGTTGCAGCCCCCAAAGCATCCCCGGTTGCTGATCAGGCTGAACTTCACTTCCGCGATAGCTGGCACGCCTCCCAGCTTCTCATAGGAAGGATGGTACGTCCTCCTATACGGATATCCGTAGACCTGATCCATCTCGGACTCATCAAGCGGCATGGACGGCGGATTCTGTACCACGTACAGATGCTCATTATACGGCTCGACCAGCCTCTTTCCGGTAAATGGATCCGTATTCTTGTACTGGGTATAAAAACTGCGCGCATACGCAAGTTTCTCTTCTTTCATTTCTTCATACCCGGGCAGGGATATGGCGTCGTAGACGCTCTCCAAACTCTTGGTCCGGTATACGGTTCCTGGAATGAACGTAATGTCCTTGATGTCGATTCCGCTCTCCAGCGCCTCGGCAATCTCAACGATAGACCGTTCCCCCATCCCATAGGAGATCAAGTCCGCGCCAGAATCCAGAAGGACGGAGCGCTTCAGCCTGTCAGACCAGTAGTCGTAATGCGCAAGCCGCCTTAGGCTTGCCTCGATCCCGCCCAGAATAATCGGCGTCTTCTTGTAGACCTGGCGGATCAGGTTGCTGTAAACCACCGTAGCGTAATCCGGTCGTTTCCCCATGACGCCGCCAGGGGTGAATGCATCCGTGCGCCTGCGCTTCTTTGACACGGAATAATGATTTACCATAGAATCCATATTGCCGGCAGATACCAGGAATGCATATCTTGGCTCCCCGAATTCCGTAATGCTTCGCTTGTCCTTCCAATCCGGCTGCGCGATGATGCATACCTTATATCCATGCGCCTGTAATAAACGGGTAATGATGGCATGGCCAAAGGAAGGATGATCCACATACGCGTCTCCTGACACATAGATGAAATCAGGCCTGTCCCATCCCAATTCTTCCATATCCTTCCTGCAAATCGGCAAAAATCCTGTTTCCATCATAATACCTCGTAAGTCTCTTTCTTGATGTCATAATAATCCTGTATGTAGTAATCCGCCAGTTTCTTCTTTTTCTCCTCCTGGGGCCTGGAAAAGTCGTCATCCACCGCGCATACTCTCATACCGGCATTTTTCCCGGCCAGAATGCCCATGGGAACATCCTCGAACACCAGGCAGTTTTCCGGGCATACGCCCATCTCTTTCGCCACCAGAAGGTAGACATCCGGAGAAGGCTTTCCCGCAGCCACTTCGCAGGCGCTTCTCACCGAGTCAAACAGTTCTTCTACCTCCAGGGCCCGAAGCGTGTCATCCACCAGTTTCCTGGCATTGCTAGTGGCAATCCCGATTTTCTTTCCCTGTCTTCTCATCTCCAGGATAAAATCACGAACGCCTTCCTTAAGTTCTACCTGGGTCATATATTTATCATACGCCATATCCATCCATTCATCCATCACTTCCTCCAGGGTGAGGTCAAGTTCCGGAAATGTGTCCAGGAAAAACTGGGCCACCTCCGTATAACTCATACCTTCCATATCTTCATGGAAACTGTCGGTCTTTGTCAAATGATACTTTGCCAGATAGTCGTCGTCTATGGAAGGCCAGATCCACATCGAATCAATCAGAGTTCCATCCATATCAAATATAATCGCTTCCACATCTTCAAGCATTTTCGTCTGCAACATCTTCTAACTCCTTCTTCGTAAGCGGCCGGTATTCCCCCGGCTTAAGCGTCTCATCCAGTTTCAGGCTGCCCATTGATTCCCGCCTCAGGTAGAGGACTTCCTTGCCCACGGCCTGGAACATACGCTTCACCTGATGGTACTTCCCCTCCTGGATAGTGAGGCGGATCTCTGATACTTCCTCACTCTTTAGAATCTCCAGCACGCCCGGCCTGGTCCATTCTTCTTTCTCTTCGGTTCCTATATTGACGCCCTCACGGAAGGCTTCTGCGTCCTCCTTCGTGACCCGCCCGGCCACCTGCGCGTAGTAAGTCTTGTCCACATGCTTCCTGGGCGACAGCAGCCGATGGGAAAGCTGTCCGTCATTCGTGATAAGAAGCAGCCCCTCCGTGTCCTTGTCGAGCCGGCCAACCGGGAAGAGGTCTTTTCGCTTCTTATCCCGGATCAGATCGACGACCGTCGTACATCTTGCGTCTTCCGTGGCAGACACGACGCCGGACGGCTTATTTAGCATATAATACTCATAGTCCGCATAATCCACTTCTCTGCCGTCAAAGGTTATCTTGCGCGCCTTTTCCTCTATTTTCGTCTCCGGCGACTTGGCAGGATTGCCGTCAATGCTCACCCGTCCCTGACGGATGTATCTTTTTACTTCCTGGCGGGTTCCGATTCCCATATCCGCCAGATACTTATCCAGACGTATCATCAGCATAGCCTCCATCCCGGCAGGTACTTATTCTTCAATGCTCCTCCGGCAAGCTTGCCCCAGCCTAAGGGATATCCGTCCACGCATACCAGGCACCATCCCTTGCTGATGGGCAGCGTCATGTCAGCAAGTTCCAGGGTCTCGCCTTTCAGATACCTTCGTACCCGTTCGTCTTCTGCCGGAAGATCAATGCAATGGGCATACTCGCTCTTTTTCAGGCACATAGCCAGCGCCTGGCTTGGCTCAAACCGGTTCTTTTTCAATTCGCCCAGAAGAAGGCCGGTTCGCAGGAAACGGATTCCCCGCACATCCGGAAGTCCTTCCGGCATATAATAAACCCGTTCTCCCCGGATATCCAGCCTTTGCGTTTCCAGATTCCAGGATACGTCACGAAAGAATTGCTCCAACTCTTCCGGCATCTTCCGGGTGTTCTTCTTTCTTAATTCTTCCGGCGCTTTCTTCTGCGCCTCGCCTTTTCTCAGAAGCGCCAGGTAATGTCCCTCCCCCTTCATTCTGTGCGGAAAGATCCGCACCGTCTTCGCAAGTTCCGGATCATTGTTCTTAGCGCACTGTGGCATTCCCTGGCAGAAGCCGGAATAAGGGCTGATCTTCAGAATCTGGAATTCGGGACAGGCCTCCCTAAGGTGCTCTATGATCCGCTCATTCTCCCTGCCATCAAAGGTGCAGGTGGAGTACAGCATCATGCCCCCGGGCTTTAGCATCCGTGCTGCCTGGAGGATGATATTCTTCTGAATGTTGCTGAAGAACTCCGGCCCATGCTCTTCCCAAGCCTTCACCATCTTCTTATCCTTGCGGAACATCCCCTCTCCCGAGCAGGGGGCATCAATCAGGATCTTGTCAAAATACTCCGGGAAATACTGTTCAAGCCTTCCCGGCTCTTCACTTAGCACCAGCATATTGCCAATCCCAAAAACTTCCATGTTCTTAAGAAGTCCCTTAGCCCTGGAACTGCTGATATCATTGGCAACCAATATCCCCTGGCCCTTTAGTCTTGCTCCCAGTTCCGTCGCCTTGCCTCCCGGCGCGGCGCACACGTCCAGCACCTTGTCTCCCGGCTCCACCGGAAGACGGCTGGCCGGCGTCATGGCGCTTGGCTCCTGCAGATAGTAAAGCCCCGCAAAGTAGTATGGATGCTTCGCCGGCGCCACGTTCTCTCCGTCATAATAGAATCCATTCTCAATCCATGGAATCGGCGTTATCTCAAAAGGGCAGATCCGTTCAAATTCTTCCACCGTTATCTTGGCTGTATTAACCCGCAGGCCATAGTATCTTGGCTCCTCGTAACAAGCTATATATTCATCAAACTCTTCTTGCAAGAGTCCTCTCATCTTTTCCTCGAATGCGCTGGGTAGATTCATTATCCATCCTCCGTCAGTAAGTATTTTTTTACATATGTAGTTAAGTATAACATATTCCATGGTATAACTCTAGGAATATGCATACTTTAATTTCTTATTTTCCAGATACAGCAGCACATAGTAAGGATTTACGCTGACTTCCCTGCCTTCTTCATAAGAATAGATTCCCACATGGAGATGCACGTCAAATTTGCCCTTCGTCCCCTCTTCCCCATATCCGGTATCCCCCATATAGCCCAGCAGCTGTCCGGCCTTCACCCGGTCCCCTTTCTGGATGTTCGCATAGGAATCCAAATGTGCGTAGTAATAATAAGTACCACTATCTGCCGTCACGCCGATCCGGTACCCGCCTTTCTCCAGCCAGCCCAGGTTTGTAATTGTTCCGTCCGTCATACTGAGCACAGGATAGACGCCTCTTTCGTTCTTCAATGCCATAATATCCGTCCCTTCATGCCCGCTGGTTCCTTTATATTTCCGTTCTCCCATCCAGCTGTCAACATAGGAGACTTTCAGCGACTTATCCACAGTGGATTCGGGGATTGGGAAATAAGTCACTTCGTTTTCCACATTAGAGAGCATCTTTCTGCACGCTTCAGACAGAAGGCCTTCGTGCTTTCTCATAGCATCGCAAAAGAATTCCCTCCGATATTCTTCGTCCTCTATCGTCTTTTTCTGGAGGGTATTGTAATGGCTCAGTTCCTTCAAATAGTCGGTTCCGAGTACTGTAAATAAGGCCAGCAGCAATATGGCCAGCAGAATTCTTCCCGGTGTTTTCTGATTCATAAGGTCAATTCCTTTTTTTATCACTATATGCAAAAGAGCCGGATCCCTATGCCTGTAGGGATCCGGCTCTTCCTGCCGGGTTATCTGCAATTTTCAAGAATTTTTTTCAAATATTCCCAGGTACGTCCGGTAGACTCAATATCCAGCCTTTCCCGGAAGGAATGGACATCCGGGATATTCGGTCCTACGGATACGCAGTCCAGATCTGGCTGCTGTCCTACGAACAATCCGCATTCCAGTCCTGCATGCATGGTTGATATAGCCGGCTTAACGCCATACAGTTCTTCATATGTATCTTCCATAATCCTTCGAAGCCTCGAATCCGGATTAAACTGCCATGCGGGATACTCCGAGGTGATCGTTCCCGTACCTCCAAGCGCCTTCACGCACTGCTCCACCTGCTCGAAGAGCTGGGTCTTCCTGCTTTCCACGGAACTTCTGATCAAATGCACGGTTCTGATATAATCGGATGCCGTCTCCACAATGCCGATATTCAGCGAAGACTCTACCACTCCTTTGAGGCTGCGGTTGAATCCCTGCAGGCCGTCTGGACAAATTTCCAGGTAAGCCACGATCCGATCCGTAGAATACTGGTCGCACACGTCCACCGTAGAATCATGGGATACCTTCATGTCCACCGCCAGATCAGGCTCGTCATTCAAGAATTCGTCATTCCAGATCCCGGCCAGCTCGCGAATCATGCCCATCGCCTTTTCCGCCTGGGATTCTGGAACAAGGATCTCTGCCACAGACTCCATGGCAATCACATTGTCCTTGGTACCGCCATTAATCTCCACCAGATCCGCAGGAATCTCCTTGGTAATACGGTATAAAAGCCGCCCCATCATCTTGTGGGCATTTCCACGCTGTTTGTGGATCTCCGCGCCTGAATGGCCGCCCTTTAGGCCATGGATCTTGACGGTGATCAGGCTGCCGGACTTCTTCTCCCTGTGGATAGGAAGCCTTGTCTCATATTGGATACCGCCTGCGCATCCCGTCGTAAGGATCCCCTCTTCCTCCGAATCGATATTGATCAGCGTCCGTCCTTTAAGCAATGACCAGTCCACCGCTTTTGCCCCTGTCATCCCCACTTCCTCGTCGATGGTGAACAGGGCCTCGATCGGAGGATGCGCAATATCGCTGCTGTCAAGCACTGCCATAACCATCGCCACCGCTATACAGTCATCTCCGCCAAGCGTAGTGTCTTTGGCCTTTACAAAGCCGTCTTCCACATATAATTCAAGGGCGTCTTTTGTAAAATCGTGGACAGATCCCGGCTTTTTCTCACAAACCATGTCCAGATGCCCCTGGAGGATTATTGGCTTTGAGTCCTCGTATCCCGGCGTCCCCGGCTTCTTGATTATGACATTTCCCACTTTGTCCTGAATCACCTCCAGGCCTCTTTCCTTCGCAAATGCTACGCAATGGTCGCTGATTCGCCGTGTATCGAAAGTGCCATGGGGAATCCTGGACAAATCTTCAAAAAATCGAAATACTTTTTCAGGTTCTACCTTCTCTAATACTGCCATCTTAGTTATCCTCTTTTCTTAAATTAACCTATATCTATGTTCTATTATGAAACAGCCCACATAAAAAATCAACCGATTCCATAGAATAAAACTAAAGAAATATGACTGGATTTAAAACCGCATGAAACGATACTTTACCTCCCTTTGCGTCATCGCGCTGTTTGTCCTTATGCTGCTGTTTCCACAGCCGGTGTTCAAAGGCGCAAGTTCCGGGCTGCTTTTATGGTTCAATGTAATTCTGCCAACCTTACTTCCCTTTATGATCATCTCAAACCTGCTGATCGGTACCCGAGCCATTGATGCCATCTCAAAAGTCTTCGGGCCAGTCATGTGCAGGCTCTTCGGCGTGACCAGATACGGCTCTTTCGCCATCATCGCGGGCTTTCTGTGCGGCTATCCCATGGGCGGAAAAGTGACTGCCGACCTGGTTAGAAAGCAGTACATCACCTGGCAGGAAGGGGAATATCTGCTATCGTTTACCAACAACACCAGCCCTATGTTCATTATCAGCTACGTCGTATGGCAGAATCTAAAGGATACGTCACGCACTATGCCTGCATTGCTGATTCTGATTCTCTCTCCGATCCTATGCAGCTTCCTCTTTCGGATCTACTACCGGCCAGGTGCGAGAATCCATTCCTCCGGATGCCCGCCGCTTCCAAAAGCAGCCGCCGCAAGCCTGATGGATTCCTGCATCATGAACGGATTTGAGACCATCACGAAGGTGGGGGGATATATTATGCTTTTTTCCATTCTGATCGCTTTGCTCCAGAAACTGCCTCTTGATCATTTCCTGTTCTCTCTCCTGCTCCTTCCATCCCTGGAAATGACCACTGGAATCCCTCTGCTGTGCGCCTCGCCCCTGTCCGCAGATACCTGCTTCGTCCTGTCCCTGGCACTTACTTCCTTCGGAGGATGGTGCAGCGTTGCCCAGACCCGGTCCATGGTGCAGGGAACCAGGCTTCCTATCACGCCCTACATAATAGAAAAGCTGATTACCACTCTGGTAACCAGCCTGCTTGCCTATACTTATATTCGATTATTCTAATTCGTCGTCTTCATCAACCAGATCGTATTCCGGTTCAGGCTCATAACTTCCGTATTCTGCCTCAAGACCTCTCTGGGACTGTTCCGGAATCTCCAGTTCCGAACGGTTGTTGCGAACCATGTCATAACACTCCTGCAAGGAATTCACAAGACCGTCATATTTGGTCGTATAACTGTCAAGCGTATGCCCGATAATGCTCTCTGCGTTTGACAGAAGATCATCTGTATACTGCATCGCGCCAATACGAATATCGTTGGCATCATTCGTTGCGTTGTCGAGGATCTGCTGCGCCTGCTCTGTGGCTGCCGTCACGATCTCATTGGCCTGGGCATACGCCTGCTGCATGATCTCGTGCTCGCTGACCAGCTCATTGGTATGGATCTGCGCTTCCTCGATCATACTGTCAGCCTTGGCCTGGGCATCCGCAAGGATCGCATCCTTGTTGGCAATAATCTTCTGATACCTCTTTATCTCATCCGGCGTCTTCATGCGAAGTTCACGGAGCAGTTCATCCATCTGATCCTTGTTCACGATAATCTTCGACGTAGACAGCGGCTGGAACTTGCAACTGTCAATATACTCCTCAATCTCTTCAATAATCTGCTCAATACGGCTGCTCATAATTTACACTCTCCTTTTATTCATCTTCTCTTCTATCAAGTCTGCAACGATTCCTGGTACAAACTGAGAAATATCCCCTCCAAAAGCCGCCACTTCTTTTACTGTGGTAGAACTCAAATACGAATAATCCAGGCTTGTGGTTAAAAATACAGTCTCAACATCAGGTTCCATCTTATGATTCGTCTGAGCCATCTGCAGTTCGTATTCAAAGTCTGTAATTGCCCTCAATCCACGTATAACCAATCCCGCATCCATCTTACGGGCAAAGTCCACCAGCAGTCCCTCAAATGGAACTACCGTCACATTTGGCATGTCTTTTGTTACTTCATTTAACATTCTAACACGTTCTTCTGCGGAAAACAACGGGCTTTTTGCTTTATTATTCAATACTCCGACGATTAATTCATCAACCAATTTTGAAGATCTTTCAATCACGTCCAGATGTCCATAAGTGACCGGGTCAAAACTGCCCGGATAGATTCCTTTTAACATATTTCTTTCCTTCCTGACGGCTCTATAAACACATGCTTATTCGTCTTATACTCTTTGGTCTTGATAATATTGAGCCCCAAGTCCTCCACATAGTCGAACTTCGTCTCTTTGAGCGCCTCTACGATGATTACGCCTTCTGCAGCCACAAGGCTCGAATCTGCCAGGTACTCAAGCACCCGATTCTCCAGTTCCTTCCCGTAAGGCGGATCCAGGAATATATAGTCAAACTGCTTTTCTCCCTCCAGCTTATATAAGGCGGTCATGACGTCCATCGTCATGGTCATGGCCTTATGCTCCAGATGGGTACGCGTAAGGTTTTCTTTGATGCAGGCCATAGCCTTCGGATTCTTCTCTACGAATACGGTCTCCATGCTTCCACGGCTCAGCGCTTCGATGCCGATGCCGCCGCTTCCCGCGAATAGGTCCAGGAACATGCAGTCATACAGGTATGGTGCCAGCATGTTAAACAAAGTCTCTTTGATCCGGTCCGTCGTCGGCCGGGTATCCATCCCGTCCAGCGTCCTTAACTGGATTCTTTTTGCGCTGCCTGCGATCACTCTCATCTTCCACTCCCCCTTAACTGCCGGTATCGGTTCAGGCAGGCGTAGATCTCCTGCTTTCTTGGAAGCGCCAGATTTCCTGCCACGCAGCCACCTTCGCTCAATACGTCAAGCCCCTGCGCTGCAAGTCTCTGATTCATCTCTTCAATGGCCTGTCCCAGGGTTCTCTTGCCGTCAAACAATTTTTCCTCCAGATATCTTACGATATTCCCCAGGCTGGTCAACTGTTCTGAATCCACCAGCTGCTCTACATATCTCAAATCAATGGTATCATGGTTCAGCATCACGCCGTCCCTGCCTAATGTCTTTAACTTGACTCTTCCTTTGCTCCTGATACCCGGATTGCTTCTGACCATGCGATCAAAGGAAGGCCGCGCAGGCTTCTCTTCCGGCAGCATTAGCTTCGGATACTCTTTGGCCGCGTCTTTCGCAAGAGCGGTAATCTCTTTTGGCACGTACCGGTCCATCTGCACCACCTGGTCAGCCACTTCAAAATATGCCCCGGAACTTCCGGCCACGATGACCGTGGATATTCCGAATATCTCATACAGATCCCTCACCCGCTCAATGAAAGGGGTGATAGGCTCCATATCCCGGTGGATGACTCTCTGCATCAGTTCGTCCCGCACCATGAAGTTGGTAGCGCTGGTATCTTCATCGATCAAGAATGTCCTGGCACCCGCTTCCAGGCCTTCCACTACATTGGCGGCCTGTGAAGTGCTTCCGCTGGCATCCTCCGTCTCAAAGGAAACGGTATCCTTGCCATTTGGAAGATCGCTTATGAACATGGAAATATCCGTCCGCTTAATGCTTCTTCCATCTTCCGCCCGTATTTTAAGCGCAGTATCTTCAGTAACCACATACTCCCTGCCATCTCCGGCGATATGCGGATATACGCCTGTTTCCAGAGCCTTTAAAAGCGTAGATTTCCCGTGATATCCTCCGCCTACGATCAGTGTAACCCCTTTGCGGATTCCCATACCCTTAATCCTTCCCCTATAGGGAAGATCCAGGGTCACTTCCATCGAAGGAGGAGATACGAAAGGTATCCCTCCCTTCATCGGACGCTGGGATACTCCGGATTCCCTTGGCAGTACTGATCCGTTTGCGATAAACGCCACCAGGCCCATCTCATCAAGATGGCTTCGGATATAAGCCTGGTCAACGGATAGTTCCATGACCCTTCTTGCCTTTTCCGGATCCAGACTGGGGTAGCACAAAGCCTTGTCCACGCAAGGCGGCAGATAATCATACAAGATCTTAATCAGTTCCCTGGCATTGATGGTCCTTCCATTTGCCGGAAAGCCTACCTCGAATCGCACCGTCACATCCCCGCTTCTTTCATCAACCTTGCAGGCAGTTCTCTCCAGGACTTCCTGTCCGCATCTGGAGATGGATATGACGCCGCTTTTCCCGGAACCTTTGGCCTGATAAGAATAATGCTCCGTCTGCCTCCAGAAATTCCGGGTCAGATAATCCTGCAGCGCGATCCGCTTATGCTTCTTGTCATACAGTTCCTTTGGAAAGGCAGCCACCTTTCCCGGCACTTTGACGCTTAATCTGGATGGCGCAGCGAAAGGATCGCCCTGCACATGGTCTATGGACAGCACATATTTGCCAAACTGGTATGCGCCCCTTGTATCTTTGTAGGCCGGATAACTCCGGTGGTCTATTCGTTCCAATAACCGTCTTAAATCTTCTGCTGTCTTCATCTGCCACTGTTCTCCTGCTCTATAAATCCAATCTTATAAATCCACGATTCTGGCTCTGTGGTGGATGGAAGGAAGGAACTTGTTAAGCAGATCCTTCGTCTTGAATTTTAAGTGGCTGGTATTGATGCCCGGATTACATCCAAACCATTCTGCCTCAGCTACTTCTTTATCCACGATTACCTGCACATAGTCGTCTTCATCCATCAGGAGCCCTGCCACGCTTGCTGAGCCTGGCGTCGTCCCTAAATGCTCCATCATCTTCTCCGGCGGCGCGAAAGACATATGGGATACTCCCAGCTTCTTGCTGAAAGATGCCGTGTCAAACGCCTTGTCCGCAGGCATTACCAGCAGAAAGAAGGTCGTCTTTTTCTGGTTGCATAAAAATACGTTTTTGCGGATCTGAGTGCCAATGGCTTTATCGATCGCCGCGCATTCTTCCATGGAAGCCGCCGGATCATTGTCCACCTGCTCGTATGGTATCTTTAACTTGTCCAGCGTGTCATACATCTTTCTTTCCAATGGCATTCTTTCATCTGTCGGAGCCGATGTCCTGATTTCACTGATATACATTTTCTTCTTCCTCCATTATCCTATTGTCCTATTTTTAACATTATAGCGAATCCTTGACGCCTTTGCAAATCCTTCGCATAATACAATGTGCATATTATATCATATTCTGCTATAATATGCACAAAGGAATCAAAATAAAGGAATTAAAATAAAAGGAGAATCATCAATGAAATACATTTTAGCCTCGGCATCCCCCAGAAGAAAAGAATTGTTAGAGCAGGCAGGATTCCGTTTTCAAGTCATCCCTTCCTCCGTAGAAGAAAAGATCACA
This genomic interval carries:
- a CDS encoding ABC-ATPase domain-containing protein, which translates into the protein MKTAEDLRRLLERIDHRSYPAYKDTRGAYQFGKYVLSIDHVQGDPFAAPSRLSVKVPGKVAAFPKELYDKKHKRIALQDYLTRNFWRQTEHYSYQAKGSGKSGVISISRCGQEVLERTACKVDERSGDVTVRFEVGFPANGRTINARELIKILYDYLPPCVDKALCYPSLDPEKARRVMELSVDQAYIRSHLDEMGLVAFIANGSVLPRESGVSQRPMKGGIPFVSPPSMEVTLDLPYRGRIKGMGIRKGVTLIVGGGYHGKSTLLKALETGVYPHIAGDGREYVVTEDTALKIRAEDGRSIKRTDISMFISDLPNGKDTVSFETEDASGSTSQAANVVEGLEAGARTFLIDEDTSATNFMVRDELMQRVIHRDMEPITPFIERVRDLYEIFGISTVIVAGSSGAYFEVADQVVQMDRYVPKEITALAKDAAKEYPKLMLPEEKPARPSFDRMVRSNPGIRSKGRVKLKTLGRDGVMLNHDTIDLRYVEQLVDSEQLTSLGNIVRYLEEKLFDGKRTLGQAIEEMNQRLAAQGLDVLSEGGCVAGNLALPRKQEIYACLNRYRQLRGSGR
- a CDS encoding prolyl-tRNA synthetase associated domain-containing protein; the encoded protein is MYISEIRTSAPTDERMPLERKMYDTLDKLKIPYEQVDNDPAASMEECAAIDKAIGTQIRKNVFLCNQKKTTFFLLVMPADKAFDTASFSKKLGVSHMSFAPPEKMMEHLGTTPGSASVAGLLMDEDDYVQVIVDKEVAEAEWFGCNPGINTSHLKFKTKDLLNKFLPSIHHRARIVDL